The nucleotide sequence CACCTAAACCCCAGGTAGCCCAGACGGTCCTCTGTGGATGATCcctagaaatacagaaaactgcatttttagcCTGAGAGATAAAGGCCAGGAAtgtggagaaggggagagaagaaatATCATGCTGCCCTCTCATCCCAGCACAGCATGTGTCATACCCCAACctgaggggaggaaggagagcaaCCAAGGTTCTAATGATCCCCTTGGACTAAATTAAGGTGAAATGACATGAAACCatcaattaaacattttatttcaatgcagAGATAACTTGAAAAGTGTCatagtttagccccagtcaggaactcagccccacacagcttctcgctcacccccccccccggtgggatggaggagagaatcagaagagaaaaagtgagaaaactcatgggttgagataaagacagtttaacaggtaaagcaaaagccatgcacacaagcaaagaaaacaaggaattcattcactacttcccatgggcaggcaggtgttcagccacccccaggaaagcagggctccatcatgggTAATGGTTACTtgtgaagaaaaacaccatcactccaaacatccccccttccttcttcccacagctttATATGTGGAGCacgatgtcatatggtatgggatatccctttggccagttggggtcagctgtcccagccatgtcccctcccaacttcttgtgcacccagcagagcatggtccttgaccagtgtaagcactacttagcccaactgaaacatctccacattatcaccctGCTTTTAGCACAAATCCGAAACATAACCCTGtcctagctactgtgaagaaaattgactCTATTCCAACCAAATCCAGGACAAAAAGGCAACTTGAActtgaaaacatggaaaagcacTGATGGTGGGTGTTCTTACTAGGAATATTTgtaataaaagaggaaaagaaagggggtgggagagagggagggaaagagggagacATCACTGCCCTTGGATCCAGCACCAACGACAACAGACGTGACGATTCTCCAGTAATGGGCACATAGCAGTCTCTGTGTTGTAGTGTCTTTTACAGTCTAAGGCCCACCTTCAGTTATGCCTCCCATAAGCTTTTATGGCTCCTGTTTCAGAGGTTTCATGATCTTCTGTGCAGGCACCATTGTGAGGGCTGGTCGCGAGGGGTCTTTCAGGCAGTCATAAGCCTCTTCCTCAAATAAACTTTGTATGACCTCAGCAAGTTGGTATGTGAGGCACAGCAGAACCTGGAACCGCACATCCCATGACACACTCCCCACACCCTGTGTCCATCAATTTCCCCACCTGCAGTTCGCTACACCCCACTTTACAATGTCTGAAGCATTAACTCTTTCAGTCCCTTACAGCATGGTATGATTTCGTAGCTGTACCTCAAGGCAGCACCTGTGTCACCCAGTGGAGTTACAGTCAGTTCTTGCTGATAGTCAGACTTAAGGAAAGGCACTGCACTTCCAGCAGCAGATTGCTTAAAGGCAGCGCCAGAGCCTGAATGCAAACTGTCCTTCTGTGAAAATCGCTACCAAAAGTGGTGGTAGCGATGGGGACTCTGGGCCTGCAGGATGCTGTGGtgggggaaggtgggggggggcagcaggagcctggCAGAAGCATCAGCAAGCTCGCAAccagctgcctccagcaggGAAGCTGCAATTGCGCAAAGCCTGCATCTGGTTTGTTAGTCAGAGGGAGCAGCGGTCATTCACCAGGGAGCACCCAGAGCATATAAAAGATGAGAACAAGGAAAAAGACACGCATCTCCTGGGACAAGGGCGGCTTGGTGGGTATGTATGGCTTGGCTTTGGTTTGGCAGGAGCTGTGGTACAAAACTATGGAAACTGCTCATGCCTGAAGCAGTGTTGCTGGTAAAGGGGAAATGGTGGAAACAGAGGTAAGGTTTTCTACCTGGAAAACTACTTCAGAGCTAACCCAGAGCATGGGATGCTGCTGTAGGGTATATCAATAGAAGTGGGCAGCAGAGATAAAGCACAGCAGCTTTTGCATTGTGTTGTTTGTGCACATATCCATGTGCCTATACATAACAAAATGCTCCTTTATGACCTGGATTGTTGGTGAAATGTAGCTGTGTGCACCTCGGGATCCGTTTTGTTCCCATCAGCTGTTCCAACACTGCTGGTGCCGCCATGGAACTGTAGATTTGGGGGCACTCGGGGTGATGTGCTGGGTGTGCTGGGCCTGGGCTGCGTCTCAGGAGATGTGTGCGTGATGGAGGTTTctccaggctgctgcctgctccacaCTGCAGCCTCCATCCGTGCAGGGACGTGGTGCGCTTATACCTggcaagaggaagggaaagtCTGTGATCAGCCCTGTCTGCCAAGGGCACAGTGTGTGTGGCAGTGAGCACTGCTTGGCTGCACTTTCACCATGTGCTGCTGTTAATCTCATCAGGTGGCAGCTGGGGAGCACCTCCTTTGGCATGGGAAGCTGGTGGGGTCCTGCCCCTAAaccttctcctgctgctgctcctgcacacACTTCTCCCTGTGGTCCCTGCAGTCCTGCAAGCTGCTGGGcatccctgtccctgcataggGCCCTCATACTCCCAAGCTGTCCTTGCCTGGTGTTCCAACTGCATGGCCTGTCCATGGTCtgtcccttcccctgcccctcctggcTCCTGCTTCTTCTTAGATCATTCTGAACCCAGGCTTTCCACTGGGGCTGCCATTCTGGCATGCCATAAGGCATTACATCGGCTGCAGACGTGGTGGGAATTACCTGGGGCCTCGTGCATGAATAAGCAGGGAAagctggccagggctggggaaggaggtgtCTGGCGAGGGACAGTGGGCACCGTGACCCCCACTGCACCCATGGTTGGTGGGGCTGGCTGCACTCGCTCCAGAGATCCCTGCCAATAGCCAGGTGACTTGCCCAGGAGAGGGCACAGTAGCATTTTTGCTGCTTAACAGCCCTGTTTGGTAGCAGCAGGAAAACACCCTTGTCTTTTAATGCTAGGCAGGGGCCAGCGACTGAGGCAATCCCACCAATTGTCGCTTCGCCCTTCAAGGCCGTGCCTCACCTAATGGGAGCAGATACTGGTGTCTCAGCTAGTGTCAGCACAGCCATGCTTCTGGggcctgaaggaagctgcaaaaAGTCATGAGCAAATCACATGGAGACTTTTTACAAGCTTTCTTCCCTCTTAAGGCATAATTCAACatcccttttcctctccataTACTACCAGGGACACGGGTCAGCCATACAGCAACAAGCTGTGTCTGACAGCAGAGGTGTGTCCAGGCCAGTATGTAAGTGATGGGGAGCCACAGGAACTGCTGGCAGAGCCACTGACCCCTTTGCTGCCCGTTGACAATAGGCAATACAAATGCAATGCCACAGCCTGTATCTGTCTGGTGTCAGCTGTGGGTAATGCACTCAATGGCATCATCTGAGTCCTGGGCATAGTAATATATTTATTCCATCGTATTCCTGGGGACTTGTATTTAATAGTTAAATTCTGTGTAGATGTGTAATTCTACTGTGAAAATAATCCCATTCCCTTAATAGAGTTTTAAGAGAATTCACAGGGATTAATGCCACCATCCCTTGCTTCAAAAGGTAAATGCTTCCCCTGTTTTTGTTCTTGCTCCTCCCAGCATCCCGAAACTCAGGCGCTCCCTTGTCACACAAGGGCAgggagccccagggctgggaggggaggctTAGCaggcacccccccacccctggcccTCACCCAGacaggcagcagtgctgcctgcaCAGGCAGGACAAACGTGTCAaagctgggcaggggcaggcaggacaTGAACTGTCCGAAGGTGCTCTGTTAAACACCTATAACGCCCACAGCAGAAGTGCCCGTGCACTGTGAGGGAACGTGGCGGCTGAAGAGGacctccccagggagctgcccTGGGACCCTTCCCAGGCAAAGGAACAGCAGCCTGTGGTTACGGGGTCCAAAGCTCCGGCTGCTCTCCTGCTGATGATTTATTTGCAAAGGATGTGTGGCTGTGCactgggagcaggagagagCCCTTGTAGCTGCAAGAGCACAGGAGCCTTTTCATCTCATCACTGTGCTGCTTAGCAGAGCAGTGCCGAGCTTGGGCACAGGGCGGGGAGTGTGTCTGTGTGGGACTTCCTATGGAAGCATCCtctattttaacttttttaaattaaagctcCAAAGCTGAAGTGagaatggcagaaggtggtgcCATGcaggggggcagtggggagggaaggggctgcaggtggagaTGGAGGTGCAGGTGGAGATGGAGGTGCCGCTCGACATGGGTCAGGTGGGTTTGGGGATGGTGCTGTGGAGCAGGagctctgctgctcccagaggctgcagtccttcacTGGGGAAGGATGGACAGGAGCAGGGCTCCAGGGGCCATGGTGGCCCCAGGGAACCAAGGaagatgaggatgaggatggggatgAAGATGAGGATGAGGTACTGGCGCAGACAGGCAAGTGGAGGAGGGGTGGGAACTGGTGACTGAGCTTAGggtgatggaaagaaaaaggaaaacctgcTGCCTTGAAGCCTGCTAAAAAAAAgcaggtgaagaaggaagggagagggagaagcaAACAGGCTGAGATGCTCAGGGAACAAAGCAAAGATTAAGGTGACTACCGAGAGCTTGAGAAAGCTAGGACCGAGCTGTAGTAGCTTTAGGAGactgcaaacattaaaaaaaaaaaccaaccaccaaacaaaaaccacaacccaaacccaaaccaaaaagccaaaatattttaagcagatAATGATGAAAAATGAACTGGGGATGAGAAGACAGGATTGAAATGGTGAAGCACTGAGGTTCCGAAGCAGAAGGACCTCTGTTCTTACAAAGGCATTTTACTTGCATAGGCAGGGGGATGAAGTGCTGCTGCCTTTGGTGGGGGGCTGGGTTTGGAAAAGGCTTTGCTGCAAAGGACAGTGGCAGCTCCTGGCAGTGCTGTGCCCTCGCTTTGTGGTGGGGGTGACTGTGCCCTGGCAACAGGGTCCTCTCAGGGACCTGTGCTGCCCTCTGTCTTTGAATGCAGCACCCTGAGCAAGACACCCACTTCAGAAACACCTGCAGCATCTTCCTCTGATGGCTTTTCCTTCCAGACCACAAACTGCCTGGAGGGACCCAACGCTGAGCTGGCAATGGCCTCTCACCATGTAATCACGGTCCAGCCCCAGTTTTCAGCTGCCCCGCGGGCAGGAGAGTGGCAGTCGGGTCTGATGGATTGCTGCTCTGACTTCAGTGTGTGTAAGTATATACGTACCCCTCATTCCTGACGTTGGCTCATGATATGTTTCTGATATTTTCCCCGCTGCAAACCAGCAGGGCACCGCCTCTGCTGCAAACCCCACTTTTGTGGGTACCAGTGGTGGAGCAGATGGCCACATCCCCAGCtggcttttccccctttcctctttctttgtaCCCCTCAGCCAAGCCCCTGTCTTGCTGTCCCACAGGTATTTGCGGAGCCTTCTGCTTCAGCTGCCTGGGGTGCCAAGTTGCCGCAGACATGGATGAGTGCTGCCTGTGTGGCTCCAGCGTGGCCATGAGGACACTTTACCGCACCAGATACAACATCCCAGTCAGTGACCAACTGCAGGGCCTGTCCcactgggtgctggggtgtgggcttagggaaggagaaagggatgcctgaggggaagagcagcagcagggagctgcatgGGCAaccctgcaggcagggagccagGGACACATCTGCACTCCTGCTGTGAGCCAGAGGCAATTCCATTGCATACTGCCTCATCCCAGCCCTTGCTGAGCATGAGCCGCAGTGTGCTGTGGGGCCCAGGGGTGAGCTGCCCAGGGGTGCTGACGGTGAAAAACTGGAAGATTTAAAAGCTGACATGGCAAGGCGTTATTCATACAATGTCCCTTGCTCTGCAGGGCTCCATTCTGGGTGACTGTGCCTCCACCATGTTCTGCCCCATGTGCACGCTCTG is from Phalacrocorax carbo chromosome 4, bPhaCar2.1, whole genome shotgun sequence and encodes:
- the LOC104046467 gene encoding placenta-specific gene 8 protein gives rise to the protein MASHHVITVQPQFSAAPRAGEWQSGLMDCCSDFSVCICGAFCFSCLGCQVAADMDECCLCGSSVAMRTLYRTRYNIPGSILGDCASTMFCPMCTLCQLKRDINRRKELGIF